One genomic window of Sulfurovum lithotrophicum includes the following:
- a CDS encoding rhodanese-like domain-containing protein has product MSDKTKEKIDVIIELNKGKENLGMVNLHQTRELLMDAGAILLDVRPPAKVNGENAQEANIANTYYTPYPEFASYLDELPSEHTNPIVIACVKGWFANRVMGYLEMMGYENVYVLDTNIEDLIEVHHAHADQ; this is encoded by the coding sequence ATGTCAGACAAAACAAAAGAAAAGATAGATGTAATTATTGAACTTAATAAAGGAAAAGAGAATCTTGGAATGGTGAATCTTCATCAGACCAGAGAACTCTTGATGGATGCAGGAGCGATACTGCTCGATGTACGCCCACCGGCAAAAGTAAACGGTGAGAATGCGCAGGAAGCAAACATTGCCAATACGTACTATACACCTTACCCTGAATTTGCGAGTTATCTTGATGAACTGCCGTCAGAGCATACCAACCCGATCGTCATCGCCTGTGTAAAAGGATGGTTCGCCAACCGTGTGATGGGATATTTGGAAATGATGGGTTACGAGAATGTATATGTCCTAGATACCAACATTGAGGATCTCATTGAAGTGCATCATGCACATGCGGATCAATAA
- a CDS encoding DUF302 domain-containing protein — MGKILKVFIGAFLVLGANIFAAENQNIQIFSTDNSNGSINAKSIEKAFNDSGVIVDVNNDMNSIFSKRYGKVYHKNYNLAIFTNPARVTKLMKKYPTIGLITPLSMSIYEDDKTINIATLSLAGMSRITKIPMTDPDLTAYAKSVDAALHKALPKGKYLPVNHTLKSSKPLVTVFTTEFEVEDGDTITDAKESFEEEFESELGPVGFLIPKSYKLKHDNYDFFDTYSIIRFNAIYPVYKNHPDAGAYAPFSLVIYKKKGDDTVHIAYPSIDNWITDLDITDKETVKAVKETQEKIKNILEELTE; from the coding sequence ATGGGAAAGATTTTAAAGGTCTTTATAGGTGCATTTTTAGTACTGGGAGCAAATATTTTTGCAGCAGAAAACCAGAATATTCAAATATTCAGTACAGACAACTCAAATGGCTCGATCAACGCCAAGAGCATAGAAAAAGCTTTTAACGACAGTGGTGTTATTGTCGATGTCAATAACGACATGAATTCTATTTTTTCAAAAAGATATGGCAAGGTGTATCATAAAAACTACAACCTGGCGATCTTTACCAATCCAGCACGGGTTACAAAGCTGATGAAAAAATATCCAACAATCGGTTTGATAACACCTTTATCGATGTCAATTTATGAAGATGATAAGACTATCAATATCGCTACCTTGTCACTGGCAGGCATGTCCAGAATCACGAAGATCCCTATGACAGATCCTGATTTGACAGCCTATGCCAAGTCGGTGGATGCAGCACTTCACAAAGCATTGCCAAAGGGCAAGTATTTACCGGTAAACCACACTCTCAAATCTTCAAAGCCGCTGGTTACCGTGTTTACAACAGAATTTGAAGTTGAAGACGGTGATACCATCACAGATGCCAAAGAGAGCTTTGAAGAGGAGTTTGAAAGTGAATTGGGACCGGTCGGATTCCTGATACCAAAGTCGTATAAACTGAAACATGACAATTATGACTTCTTCGATACCTATTCGATCATCAGATTCAATGCGATCTATCCCGTATATAAAAATCATCCGGATGCCGGAGCATATGCGCCTTTTTCACTTGTTATTTACAAGAAAAAAGGTGATGATACCGTACATATAGCATACCCCTCTATCGATAACTGGATTACTGATCTTGATATTACCGATAAAGAGACTGTGAAGGCTGTTAAAGAAACCCAGGAAAAGATTAAAAATATTCTTGAAGAACTTACGGAATAA